From the genome of Malus sylvestris chromosome 13, drMalSylv7.2, whole genome shotgun sequence:
acccactaggtgatcaaaagtacgtctagtactccaaaattattcggcaacctgccgctattatcacccactaggtaatcaaaagtacgtccagtactccaaaattatacatgagcatcactcatgtcaatcatacataaatattcatgagcatcactcatgtcaatcatacataaacattcatgaccatcattcatgtcaacattcatgagcatcactcatgtcaacatccatgagcatcactcaagTCAACATCCATAatcatcactcatgtcaatcaacataaacattcatgagcatcactcatgtcaatcagcttcgaaagcttcatttacggAGCTCCAGCTTAAAAGCTTCactttaaaagcttcacctacaaagcttcagtgcatggtatacaaagactgcctccgaacaaccgccatttcgggccatacatggattgaaatTGAAGTCTTTAGCCAACAACCTctattgactaaagacttggggggaCTGCACTATGTACcaatatattgggcttccacaactgggcctcgtgaaaaatactcgggggacttaacccattattcatgtattgaggagcgaacccttattctataaaagggactccttcaccttcattAAAGAGTATTGCCGCCAGCTGAGAaaccgtctcgccgcgagcgtcaactctagcccatcatttatgtattgaggagcgaacccttattctataaaagggactccctcaccatcattagagagcatcgccgcttgCTGAGCAAttgcctcgccacgagcatcaaatctagcccatcattcatgtattgaggagcgagcccttattctataaaagggaccccctcaccatcattagagagcatcgccgcctgctgagcaaccgccttgccgcgagcatcactcataacccatcatttatgtattgaagagcgaacacttattctataaaagggactccctcaccatcattagagatgatcaccgcctgctgagcaaccgcatcgccgtgagcatcaactctaactcatcatttatgtattgaggagcgagcctttattctataaaagggactccctaaCGCCAcatgccgagccaaccaaggcaacataagccacaaaccgagcagcctcgcaacatgtgctacttctagttaagcatcatttcacattgagcactacctcatatcgagtattcaattctagacgacatctagttacttcggcccacacatggactgaattttaagtctccagccaaaagactttcttgactgaagacttgggggactactatttgtaccatacttagggcttccGTAGTTAGagctcgtataaatacttgggggactcaaatgtaattatataataaatgaaggggcaaatatgtaataagtgatgagcccttattctataaaaggcttcctcaccctcacaaacctcaagctctcatcctcacaaacagagagctctctcaaactctctctttctctgagggactccccctcacccttgtagcccatacatacagttagagagaaatacaatcaacatcagtgtggacgtagcccaaacattggggtgaaccacgatacatcttgtgttctttactttcttgcagattcacggtcggatttacgttgttccaagaccctccggttttgtgcatcaacatagtccttccattacaattttgtcaaaaattctattatgtgctgatgtgacacataaatggagcttacaagtctaattaaatttaaaaaattacaaataggtttaataatgggaattattattagcactccaaaaatctcattctacactccaaactttctatattaggaaagaaatatacacttgtgaggagtgtagaatgagatttttggagtgccaataatactttccttaataatttaatagttaataaaaagttGTGAACCCAAAAACCCAGTTCTGCAATCACCTATGATCCTAGTCCACATTCCTCTACCTCATTCGTTgtctattatctaaaaaaaaaatctcaatacacTCATCTTTACACACTTCAACACCCTTCACTGAATTGAACCTGGATCGAGATCACCTTTAGTGACAGCTTGGCTGATTGACAATGATTTCTAGGACATCACCGTTAACATTTAGGCgatcaacatcctcacaaccttaatcttggagagcttgttcGGCGCTTCCCTACTGGTCTAGTGACTCAAAGAACAGCGATGAAtgccttgagataatgaggttataacTGAGGTGTGTATtattggttgaaaactatttccaaaCTTTCTCTTAGGCCTTGATTATGCCTTGTGCCTTTGCAAATTTATGGAAAGAATCTCTCATCAGAGTAGGTCCTACtctaagattaaaaaaattcattgtgCAAAAAGATATTTAGACaacttttttaataaattattaaacctaCATCAACACATAACAAAAAAATGTACATAACTGTGGCGGAATGATcgtattgatttgcgacacctattttcaaggactacattaattgattttcaattttatggATCATTTTGATGGTGTGAatcaatttcagggatcatCTTGATGACGTGagtcaatttcagagaccatttgtgataaaaactcaaACAGGTTCCACAAAATGGGTCAAATTAAGAGTGATAAATAGAGTGTTTTAAGTTGTGAAAAAATTTGAGCCTCTGGatctaatttaataaaattctaTGGTTGATATAAAGTTGGTCCTCACAAATCCTTAAAATAAGGACCTTACGTGAGCATCACTAGGTGCAACACTAAAGGCAAAAGAAGAGTAAAAATAATAGTAATGTAATTCATATATCTATTTTTAATTCTTACACCTCTTATAATTTTTGGTCGTCGGATCGAAAGCATTGATAaaaatcaataataaaaaattaataaaagtgcataagaagtaaaaatgagtttgtaaatattacttaaaaaaaattcaagtaagGTACGACTGAAAAGATCCATAGCATCTCCAACTCATagcttaaattttatattttttttcataaaaatggAGTTAATACACCCGAAGCACTAGATACGTGGGAGAAGCTAAAAACGTCGCATCTATATCGTATCATTCATGTCATTGACATTTTAAACGCCCCACAAGTCACAACTTGGATCTCACAAGTCAACGAACACAACCAATTGCATTTGCTGGCCTGGCCCCCACCCCGGATACCTAAATAGTCCAAATTGACTCTCTCAGCATAAAACGACAtcaaaactaagaaaaaaaacaaaaggattaTTCCGATGCGCGCCCTTTTTGACTATTTCCACACGCAACGAAGATTTCAACCAAAGAATCCAATGCTCCGTCCACCAACACAATTAATTtcgtatataaaaaaaaaaaagaaaattaataaaaaaattgaataaattcaaTAACTCATCAAAAGTATATATTCCATTTTCCATCTCTCTTTCGCCCTTCTTTTCTTCCATAATTTACATCATATACCCCTCCGTTTCCATTACACCGTATATTTCATTTTTGTAATTCagcatcattttcttttgacttGTGAAATAGCGCTAAGTCCACATGCTGTGTACTTCTCCACTGTCACGGCGTGCCTTCAACGGTGACGATCGGGAATCAAACTGTGGACCCCGCGTCACTCTATTCAGGACGACTGGAAAACAAGGCCCACATTAGCGGCTGTGAGGGAAGGGTAAGGGTGCGGGTGACGGTGCTCAGCTTCGTAGGTAACGACGAGCATCTTGGGGTCGTCCTGTGCTCTCTCCACGTGTTTCCTTGCTGGACACCCTCTCACTGTACTGCACCTATAATAccctctgcaaacaaataaatacaattaaaattaatttatgagcTTCATGGAAAAAGAACATTCAGATCTGTGTTTGACTTTCAAAAGATGTGCGGTTGAGATTTAAAGAAGAGGAATAATACCTCGGGTGAGGTGAGCCCTTGATCGGCTTTTGACCATACTTTCTCCAGGCGAACTCGTCCGCAGGTATATCGGCGGTTTTCGAGCTAATCGCCGCCACTCTGATCGTCCTCTTAACCTTAGACTTCctacaaataattaaaacaaatattcaTTTAATACAATAATCTTCAAACAAAAATGCTAAAATCAGTACCTTCTTttcttgttcaaaaaaaaaaaaaagtaccttCTTTTAGAACAATGGCAGTGGCCCGACGACGACGACGTTTTAGCGGGTTCGCCCTCGTGACACCGTTTCCGGTGAGATTGTGGAAGGGGCGGTTTTCCAGCGGAGAAAGCCGGAGGCGTAGGCACAGAAATCGATGAGAAGGTTTTACCGTTGGAAACGCTGCCGTCTCCGATTGTGTTTGAGGAAAAAAACGACGACGTAGTGGAGACCGGAGGGGACACAGTAGTGGAGTAGTCCTTGTCCGATTTTGGGGTTTGAAAAGCAGTCAAAGTCGTCTGAGGTTTCGGATGGACCGAATCTGAAGCTGGTTTGGCCGGTCCGCGACGGAACCGGGCGTGACCGGTCCGGTTCAAGACGGAGATTAGGTGCTTGAACTTGGTGACGGTGAAGTCGCTGATTTCCCGGCAATCGAGTGGAGTGTGGGACGGGGTTTGATTGGACAGGGTGCGGATGAGGTGCTGCATGCTTTGCAGGCCGGCGGAGGCAGCTTCTTGCACGGCAGTCCGATCGTCCATCTTGGAGAAGCCAACTAGATCTATAGCCATCGGAGCTGGCTTTTGCTTTGAGAATACAGAGAGACTTGGGAGGGAGGATTGATGGAGTTATGAATTGGGAGAGTTTGAGAGAAGGGAGGGGGTTGGGGGTTGGGGGTTAAAAGGGAAACGAAAAGATGGTGTAAAAGTCAAAGGATGGGATCCAAGGGTAGAGATTTTTGCATGGGACATGATGACACGAAGACAAAACAAGTCTGAAGGGGGTTGGTGATGGGTCCCACGTGAGGCAAAAGAGGAGAAAGAGGGTTCCGTCTTGTAACGCACTGACTTTTTAGCTTTAATTATTGACCAATGGCCGCGGCATTCTGAGTTGCGTATGTTGACTTTATCATCTActcaaatcaaccaaataaagaATAATCATGTTGTATGATCTGCTTTTCCTTTCAAGATCTCATCATATCATATACGATATGCTTGCAAGCTCCAAGTTGCAACTAATTAAATACGATATTCTCCtagttatattttccttcatttttgttttgttttctgtaTGGATGCTTGTCAAATCTGGATCTGTAATGTAGCGATTGTCTATGCATTGTATATCATGTGGGAACAGCAAAATTGTGAAGCTTTCGTAATATTCAAATTGCCcttctttcataaaaataaaaaataaaaaaaagtgttaATTGGCACACACGCAACAAGCATTTAGCAAGATGCTAGTTAATAATTAAAAGTCGTCTATGTTCACTTTGAGTGATTAAAGAAAGAACGTTTCCATGGGAAGTGAATATAAGATTTTCATCAGGCTGATCTTGAGCCGCTATCCAAGCACGAATATTGTTATCACACTTACTTGTGTTTTATCATATAGTGAAAGTTAATTTTAGAGTATAGGCAATTTTAGAAGAATGGTTATATGCAGTGGCGGAGTCAAGATTTCTGCCAAGATTTTATTCATATGGGGGTGCAATAAAAGATCAACCAAAATGAATTTTGGCCCCTAATACACAGACCCCTAAAACCTTTTGTGAATGAAAAAAAGCTaaggagatcaaatttttagaCTATTCTAGTAAACCagatgatatagtgttgataaatGGGCCACGCTTTAGTGATTAAAaaactaaggccatctccagtTACGAAGGACCAAAGATAACTTTGggctatgttttttttttaacttttttgggCCAAATTTTTAACTTGATATGGtgtcactcagtactacagtcgagttgtattcatcttcacttgtaaatgagaggtcttgagttcgattctcgtcaaagacgaatttaaaccatattattgatagtgcattgtgagacttagctcACTCTTCTATCCCCTTAATGTAGTCTATAGCCCTTAGTTGAAGATAGCTTAAGtactgtttgtttgtttggtgtTGACAATTTAGTGGGTGAGTGAAGGTTAAACTAATTACTTGACCTTGCTTTTCTGTTGCAAAACATGGAGTCAAAGCCTGGGTGGTCTACCATGCAATGCAATTCAAAAGATGGAAAACACTTTATTCATTGTGACCTTGCTTTTCTGTTGCAAAACATGGAGTCAAAGCCTGGGTGGTCTACCATGCAATGCAATTCAAAAGATGGAAAACACTTTATTCATTGTGCTTTCCTCATCCACGACCACGACTAGTAATTTGACCAATTTTTAGAACGTTCCTCATCCTTCCACGCAACTCCCAACAATTTCAAAGGAATCCCTCCTTATCATGAAACCTCGTTGAGAACTGCGACGGAGCAAACGCGATGGACCAGCAAACTAGGTGCTGGATCGTGATCCCCACTTCGCGACCTAGCGTTCCGTCTTTTCGttttaggggtttgacattttTATAAAGTGAATGAAATTGTCGACCCGATTTCTCTTTCGTCTAAACTGTCTAAAATATTACTATTATTTACCTTATGTGTTGGTGGTCTTATTTTTATCGAAAATATATTACAAATGtagtataaaaaatataataaatgtaACTTTATTGTTTACTTATTGTTTATCGCTCAATTATTTTTCACTCATCCTACAACCACACGACGCTGCtagtgattgattttttttttaatttattcgcGTATGACGTGGACCTTTAATATTCTAAACGCGTGCCATACAATTTGAACCACTCGTGAGACAGCTCCAGATTACGTCAAGACAATATAATGCATGGTCAAGTGAAGTTAAGAGGGCTTGGCAAAGAAaagttataaattaaaaattaaaaaaaaattaaaaataaagaggAATTTGATGTATGGGAAATGAAATTTGAGAATGAGAATTCCCTTCACACGTTTGATGTATCCATAGTCCATACTTGAAAAGTCGGGAGAAAAAATGTAATGTGTTAGAGAATGGATGAGAAAACCAACGGATTTGCTTTTCCCAATCTTTTTCATCATTTAGTACGAACTTTTagtgtttatttaaaaaacaaaaagactaatgaaaatggatcggcaatttttttctttaaccaaaaacacgtaatgaatttttattaagagtaaactgccgatttgccccctgaactatcacccaactttcaatttgccccctgaactttttaattagaaaattaaggacttaaactaatttttttggccgatttcccccctaccgttagtttttcataaatttcatccaaattaacgttaaatcttatcatgtgcaaaccatataactctcatttgtggacaaaagcGTCATTTCACTAGACCTTCAAACAgaaaagctatagaatcacacatatttgcataggtttatattttagaaatctaaggttttcaattattttaaagaatgaagtgaccgaactacccacacatgttgtgcatatgcttccatttaacagaaatttggatgcAATAAATGAGAAATTAACagcagggggcaaattggccaaaaaattagtttaagtccttaattttccaattaaaaagttcagggggcaaatcgaaagttgggtgatagttcagggggcaaatcggcagttTAAGTCTTTTtattaatgataagaacaaaaaatatgTCCCTGATCTAGATATACGTCCAGAATCAACACGTGACGTCAAGATGGTAGTGGCGTGATAGTATATCAAAATCATACTAGACCCAGTATTTCAATAAAATACATAAACCAAGTTCCTAATAAATAATGCCCTAGGCTCGCAATGTGAAGTACTGaaataaaagataaataaaGACAAGGGACCTAGTCACTCTAGATGCTCAACCCCAACACAACTACCCTTGAAATCTCACGTATCTAATGATACATGTCAACCTGCAAAAGCGGTACTACACCATGGGAATGCTGCATCGGGCAAATGTCACTAGTCTTAACACACAGAAATGAAAAGATAGAAGAAATGCGAAAAGtcaaagaagagagaaagaaaacttTGTTATTACAACAATAGCAGTTTCATTACATTGGAAAATGACTTAGCTCACTATATATAGTGACTAGAATACTTGGCCACCAAGGATACTTGTAACTAACTATAACAATCAAGACtataagggggcgtttgtttgccctcattaagtgggactggactggagtggactagctgttagtccaatattgtgtttgttccatgctgggactaacattaatgagactaaaggggactagcatggacaaaacccttcactaagaggtcttagtgagaccccccaataaccatgggactagctaagactatcctctctcgtcctcgtcatgctcaacaaccactccTGATAGACTCTTCGTCATCTCCGGTCacctagatcataataaaatattaataatttatatattaaataatataatattagaatttgttattatccagcttcttagtccaacactgcaccaaacgcttcactaagttagtccagcttagtctagtctaagccagtccagcttagtccttgaagctagtccagtgcGAGATAGTCCGGcccaacaaacgccccctaagaTCATTACACATGTCATAGCAGAGATTATGCCACTTGGCATTCTTATGGTTAATAACTAGTAAGGGAATCCTTGAAATATGACTCCGCCTTTAATCAAATAGTTTCAGCTAAGTCCAACGAATGTGCCTGTGGCAAGTCGATTTCACCCAAAAAGTTTGGGTACTCATATAAGTTCCAAAGCTCGTGTGAGTAGTAAGTAGACAAACTATGGACTCACAATATAAACTAGGGTTTACTAAA
Proteins encoded in this window:
- the LOC126597458 gene encoding probable WRKY transcription factor 11 is translated as MAIDLVGFSKMDDRTAVQEAASAGLQSMQHLIRTLSNQTPSHTPLDCREISDFTVTKFKHLISVLNRTGHARFRRGPAKPASDSVHPKPQTTLTAFQTPKSDKDYSTTVSPPVSTTSSFFSSNTIGDGSVSNGKTFSSISVPTPPAFSAGKPPLPQSHRKRCHEGEPAKTSSSSGHCHCSKRRKSKVKRTIRVAAISSKTADIPADEFAWRKYGQKPIKGSPHPRGYYRCSTVRGCPARKHVERAQDDPKMLVVTYEAEHRHPHPYPSLTAANVGLVFQSS